taataaaaaatattattctttctccattatttctttatttactttttttaaagttatttgtTATGGGACTGAGTGTGTATTGTCTAAgctgaaagagaaaaaaaaattcataattgcAATGACATCTACTAAAAGTCAAAGTTATGGTGAGTTAGTCTTTAAAAAGTAAGAATAATAAACTATCTAATATGTTACTCTTTCATgttcaaaaatagaaaaacaaattgAGTGATATATACATATTAAAAAGATAAataagaaaagataaaaaaaatacttttactAAAGAATACTCATCATGTATAATTGATGGATTGAATGCATTATTGAGAATACGATGTTAGGTTAACATATCCTATTTGAAAAGAATAAATAAGGACAAACCACCTAAACTAATACAAATTTTCTTCTAGATGAAAGCTTTACTACTATAACATTTGTTGCTTGTTTATTAAACAAACCAACCATAAACAAAAGGAGTTATGAAGGTACTTTCAATATCATTGTCATTTACCAAACACAACAAACACATAAATTTCCACTACACCTTAGAAAAAGACATCAAAACTATTCATTCTCTTCTAATTCCTTCAAAATTTCCACTACACCTTAGAAAAATACAAACACTATGGCTATGATCCAAAGAAAGCTCTTCCCAACAGAAACTACCTCAAACCAAACTTCAGATTGTTATGGCTTTTGTGACCCTTTATGTCCTTCAAATTGTTACACTAACACAAATTACTATTTCACACCCCCACCTTTAGAACACACTACACAAGTTAACCATATTGGCTCCTACTTCATCATCCTCATTTCATTATTCTCATTGATTTTTATCATCATTGTTTTCTATCTCATCAAAGTTAAATGCTACAATGAAATGTGTGGTTGGAGAAGCAATAACCCGGCTCGGTCTCAAGCCGTTAACTCCGAAGAGCTTCTCAATGAAAATCGCGATCACAATCATGATCACCCCGTGTGGCTCATCGCTACGGTTGGTTTGCAACAATCGGTTATAAACTCGATTACGGTTTGCAAGTATAGAAAAAACGAAGGGCTAATCGAAGGAACGGAATGTTCGGTTTGCTTGAATGAGTTTCATGAAGATGAAACGTTGAGACTATTGCCAAAGTGTAGTCATGCTTTTCACATTTCTTGTATTGATACTTGGTTGAGATCTCATACGAATTGTCCTCTTTGTCGAGCCGGTATTGTTTCCAACAACGTTACTCACGAAGTAACGTTGTTGAATTCGGAGCAAGAAAATAACAACTTGGGAAGAAATCAAGAGACTCAAGTGGAGAATCCAATGAATGATCAAGAAAATGTGTTAAACAATATTGTTATCGATGTTGGATTTGATAACATGGTTGGAGACTCAAGTGATGAATCATCTGAATCTAGAAGATATCATCAAGTTGTTAAGAAAGAGGTGCAAAAGGTTAGTGTTTGGAAGGTTATTACACAAAAAAGTAGCAAAACAATGCGTCGATGTTCGATTGAAGAGCTTTTGCATGTAAGGCCGGTGGCTATGAAAAAGTCTTTAAATCTACATGGAAGGAAGagttttaaaaagaaatttgCGACTACATTTTGGACTGCAACATCATGATTTTTGACATCTTCACAATTGAAATAGAATTAGGGAATGATTCTCTACTATTTCGAATTATTATCAAATTATAAGAAATGTTTGAAAGCATCTAAACTCAACTCTTGGTTCTTAGAGTTTTCAATCAATTAGAGGTGAACATATTGTATAATGTGAGATATATATGTCTAATATAAGGAAAATATATCGTTTTGATGTagcaatttatttttaattatacgtTATGTTAATCGATGTCACATAAGTTAAGTTGTTGAAACATATTTTCTTGGTTATCCATTGATCTTTTATTTTTAGAAAGTTTTTGTTTGATTTCGGATTTTATACTATCTTTTGGGAATAAATCATATTTGGATTgtactttattttagaaaaagttattttatttttgaatctgcatgattattttagaaagatttattttaaaattaataattttgttccgcatgttttatttaaaaattttttattttgaaaagatttattttatttaagattggatatatatatatatatatatatatatatatatatatatatatatatatatatatatatatatatatatatatatatatatatatatatatatatatatatatatatatatatatatatatctataatataagaaaattaatggttgtggaaaagtccaaaatacccttatttgattttttgccaccacattaaaattgtggtttttttggtctttataccataaagttcttaattttattattaacataatacaactcttatattttatcaaacttatcaaatctctctctattctctatttttttctctttcatcactttctcacttctttcttccaaaaaaaaatctatcaatctataatataagaaaattaatggttgtggaaaagtccaaaatacccttatttgattttttgccaccacattaaaactGTGGTTTtcttggtctttgtaccataaagttcttaattttattattaaaataatacaactcttatattttatcaaacttatcaaatctctctctattctctatttttttttctatctCATCACTTTctaacttctttcttccaaaaaaatctatcaatctatagtATAAGAAAactaatggttgtggaaaagtctaaaatacccttattttattttctgccaccacattaaaattgtggttttttggtctttataccataaagttcttaattttattattaaaataatacaactcttatattttatcaaacttatcaaatctctctctattctctattttttttccctttcatcactttctcacttctttcttcaaaaaaaaatctatcaatctataatataagaaaattaatggttgtggaaaagtcctaaatacccttatttgattttttgccaccacattaaaattgtggttttttggtctttgtaccataaagttcttaattttattattaaaataatacaactcttatattttatcaaacttatcaaatctctctctattctctattttttttctctttcatcactttctcacttctttcttccaaaaaaaatctatcaatctatcaatctataatataagaaaattaatggttgtggaaaagtttaaaatacccttatttgattttttgccaccacattaaaattgtggttttttggtctttgtaccataaagttcttaattttattattaaaataatacaactcttatattttatcaaacttatcaaatctctctctattctctattttttttctctttcatcactttctcacttctttcttccaaaaaaaaatttatcaatctataatataagaaaattaatggttgtggaaaagtccaaaatacccttatttgattttttgccaccacattaaaattgtggtttttttggtctttctaccataaagttcttaattttattattaaaataatacaactcttatattttatcaaacttatcaaatctctctctattctctatttttttctctttcatcactttctcacttctttcttccaaaaaaaagtctatcaatctataatataagaaaattaatggttgtggaaaagtccaaaatacccttatttgattttttgccaccacattaaaactGTGGTTTtcttggtctttgtaccataaagttcttaattttattattaaaataatacaactcttatattttatcaaacttatcaaatctctcactattctctattttttttctatcTCATCACTTTctaacttctttcttccaaaaaaatctatcaatctatagtataagaaaattaatggttgtggaaaagtctaaaatacccttattttattttctgccaccacattaaaattgtggttttttggtctttataccataaagttcttaattttattattaaaataatacaactcttatattttatcaaacttatcaaatctctctctattctctattttttttctctttcatcactttctcacttctttcttccaaaaaaaatctatcaatctataatataagaaaattaatggttgtggaaaagtctaaaatacccttatttgattttttgccaccacattaaaattgtggttttttggtctttgtaccataaagttcttaattttattattaaaataatacaactcttatattttatcaaacttatcaaatctctctctattctctattttttttctctttcatcactttctcacttctttcttccaaaaaaaaatttatcaatctataatataagaaaattaatggttgtggaaaagtccaaaatacccttatttgattttttgccaccacattaaaattgtggtttttttggtctttataccataaagttcttaattttattattaaaataatacaactcttatattttatcaaacttatcaaatctctctctattctctatttttttctctttcatcactttctcacttctttcttccaaaaaaatctatcaatctatcaatctataatataagaaaattaatggttgtggaaaagtttaaaatacccttatttgattttttgccaccacattaaaattgtggttttttggtctttgtaccataaagttcttaattttattattaaaataatacaactcttatattttatcaaacttatcaaatctctctctattctctattttttttctctttcatcactttctcacttctttcttccaaaaaaaaatttatcaatctataatataagaaaattaatggttgtggaaaagtccaaaatacccttatttgattttttgccaccacattaaaattgtggtttttttggtctttctaccataaagttcttaattttattattaaaataatacaactcttatattttatcaaacttatcaaatctctctctattctctatttttttccctttcatcactttctcacttctttcttccaaaaaaaagtctatcaatctataat
The Vicia villosa cultivar HV-30 ecotype Madison, WI unplaced genomic scaffold, Vvil1.0 ctg.003698F_1_1, whole genome shotgun sequence DNA segment above includes these coding regions:
- the LOC131641364 gene encoding RING-H2 finger protein ATL54-like is translated as MAMIQRKLFPTETTSNQTSDCYGFCDPLCPSNCYTNTNYYFTPPPLEHTTQVNHIGSYFIILISLFSLIFIIIVFYLIKVKCYNEMCGWRSNNPARSQAVNSEELLNENRDHNHDHPVWLIATVGLQQSVINSITVCKYRKNEGLIEGTECSVCLNEFHEDETLRLLPKCSHAFHISCIDTWLRSHTNCPLCRAGIVSNNVTHEVTLLNSEQENNNLGRNQETQVENPMNDQENVLNNIVIDVGFDNMVGDSSDESSESRRYHQVVKKEVQKVSVWKVITQKSSKTMRRCSIEELLHVRPVAMKKSLNLHGRKSFKKKFATTFWTATS